TAAAGTTAGAGTTTTTTATGAGAATTTTCCACGAAGGCGCCAAAGTTGTGCAGGTGCACCTCACCAAGGCCTCACCTGGTTGCAAAGACCACGTAAGACGAGTTTCAACAGACCGCTGAATATCGTTTTTATCTACAACATTTTACGTGGTCCATGCAGCAGTCTTCAGTTTCAACAAGTATATTTACGATCGTACTATACACGATCAAGGTATCAAGGTATGTGTATTCACGAGAATATGTGTATTTACGGAATCACGTCGTATGACCTACGCGCATGCGTAATGATTTTGAGAATCCTCCACTGAAAGCAAAGGAGGATATCGTTTAATAATTTACCCTAAATACGTCGACTGTAAAACTATAAGATATCATAAAATTTTCTCAAGTCAAAATAAAAAGGGTTCTTTTCAATACTTTGCTAGGACTTTTGCTTCCTCGATGGTTTTGCATAGCAatatttgagaaaatttggtcaTGACATGAATGGTATCGCCCAAAGCGACTAGCCAGGAAACGAAGATGTCGTCCTACACGGTTCTTGGAACTAGTGCAGCTCATTTTCCTCCGCAATTTCCGACGTTTTCGGCCACGTCAAGCTCCTAAAAACGCTACTGAAGTTCAGGGCACTGTGCTTTGAAATGCTGTCTCCTTTCTTGAGGTTTAAGGTTCGTAATACTATTTTTGAGAGGCATGAAACTAGGTCGTTTGATGATCGTTTGATGTCGTTTGGCAGTTGTTGATCGATGGAGAATTTTTGCCAGACATTTTTGATTTGAGATGGAGTGGTTTTATCATTACAATTAAAAGATTCATATGTTTTGATGACGCTCCGAACCTGACATAATTAAGCCTCGTGACATAGCAAATCTTCCTGCTTAATGTTAAATTTTTCTGCaagatttgttgttgttgtttgcaaTATGTTGCTTTCTTTCCAAATCTTATTAATTTATGGAGATAAATGTGTTTTGAATTAGATGATGTTTTGGCCAATATTGAATTGTAAAATGAGAAGGTTGGCATATACTATAGTTTGACATCAGTAGAGTAGAGTCAGTGATTCACAGGGATGGCATGGAACAGTCTTACTGGGTATGTCCTTTTGACGTTTGAAGGAAATTGTTTCAGAGGTAGTTCACAtccaagagggtctgcatggggggtcccgacaacgattcacgctgaattcagaagaactccctacgtattacgctaaatcaaggaaggcaattacgctaactTTGGTCGCCTTGCTACGAATTATGTAGATAAGATGGCTTTCCCTACAAATttcgggaaataaaaataggctgcctacgccttacgtaaaacagcatgcagaccctcaggtTCTTACCGAAATCAGCtaacattattttgcatttggaTAGAATGATGGCGATGTAGTTTGATTTTAAAAGAATATCATGATATGGTATGACATtgttaaaaaaaggaaacattttgaagAGGGCTTACAGCACTACATACTGCCTGCAATTTAGGTcacactgatttaattttaTGACATCTAATGTTACAAGCTCATTACTTTTTGCCAGTTCTGGAAAAAAACGACCTCAATTTAattctcagaggatgtcatccatagaactAAATAAGTGTGGGCCGGGcttacagaaaaaaagtgaaatCACAGAAAAAATGTACTTAAAAAGCTGTAGCTTTTATGAATGGATGAATATAGATTGcataaaacagaaaataagtATTTTAAGCTGTGCATTGGTAAAGGACACGTATCGATTTCAATGCTCTGGAAGTTGATGACAAGATGCAAGGTCGAAGGTCCATTCAGATGTATGAGTAGTATCCTTGATTGAATTATTCCACCATCACTTAATCCAATACAGTTAATCCAGTTATCACTATCAGGCTGTCCAGCATTAAAGAGCGAGGTGTGGAATCAatcaaatctgtcattttgtGTAAATTGACCTGGCAGACCTATCTCTTTACAGAATTAAGAAGATGGAGGTCGGGCTACGTGTCATTCGAGGCCCCGATTGGAAGTGGGCAAACCAGGACGATGGCGAAGGCCACATCGGAACCGTGGTGGAAATTGGCCGACCGGGGAGCACGGCATCCCCTGATAAAACTGCTGTTGTCCAGTGGGACTCTGGGATGCGTACAAACTATCGTGTTGGCTACCAAGGGTCTTACGACCTCTTGGTGTATGACAATGCTCCCATCGGTGTGAAGCACCCGAATATCATCTGCGATGATTGCAAGCAGCACGGGATACGCGGGGTTCGTTGGAAATGTACAGAGTGCCATGACTTTGACTTGTGTACAGTTTGTTACATGAAGGACAAGCACCTTACGACCCATCAGTTTGAAAGATATGAGACTGCACAGTCAGCTGGGTAAGTTTGCAGTCCTTGCTGTATACAACACATGCAtataatattacaaaatattgaAACTACTCATGTATTGCCATTATAGAATGTGTACATTTGGATCAACAGTGAACTAGACATGTATGTGGAGAAGATGTTGTGATATGTAATTTAGTGTTGTGATATGTAATTTAATGTCTGTAGTACAATCACTGGTCCACTACACTATTTTGATTCTATATTTTCTCTATTTTGATGTTTATgaggaaacaaaatgtttcactTTATTCGCAATTAAAAGAGTGTGTCCTGAACCTTTCCCTTTTCCACAGAGTACGAGTGCCCAAAAGACATGGCTCTGTCAAAGTCCAGTCCAGAGGGATCTTCCCTGGTGCACGTGTAGTCAGGGGACCAGACTGGGACTGGGGCAACCAGGATGGTGAGGCTTTCTCTTCATTAGCCCTCATTACCAGGatacttttttaaaacaatgtttaattGTTTGTATAAATAGTAACTAAATGTTATGaatagattttcaaaattttgttttaagAGGATAGGTCTTGGAGCAAGGTTGAGCAACAAAATTAGAATTTTTGATAGGATTAATCAGCATTAAGATAGGTGACTGTGTCTAGCCATTCCCTTTCAAAATACAGATCATAAGTTTGTACATCCAAAAAGTAAGGATAAAGATTATGGGGACAGTATGGCCGTTTACTGTTTAGAGGGGAATGTTAAGTTATTCCTACTTAATCAAGGGGTTGATGTTCACATATTTAAAAAACAACCTCTGCTCTTGTTTGAATTTCAGGAGGCCCAGGGAATACTGGGAAGGTTATCGAGATCCGTGGTTGGGACAACGAATCAGGGAATAGCGTGGTTCAGGTCACCTGGTCGTCAGGGGCAACCAACGTGTACAGGCTGGGTCACAAGGGCAAGGTCGATGTCAAGTACACCCAGGATGCAACAGGAGGGTACTACTATAAAGATCACCTCCCTAAACTAGGTGGGTACACTTTCTGCTTTTGGCAATGGCACCGAGGTTTGCTAACACTGCTGTATACAGTGAAGTATGCATCACTGCATACATGCTTCTTATGGAGTCTGGAGCTTTTGAATTTGataaatttatttcaaatatCAGCTGCTCTTTTTCCATGTCTATATTGAATTTTGATACAGTGCAAGAGCACTATGGCTAGTATGAGGAATGAAGTATGGTACAGCAAATGTATGCAATAGTGTATGGAAACCATCATCCTCAAAAGGAAATGTGTTGATAAAAGACCCAAATGATATAACAAGAGTAGCATTACACTGGATACCAGAAGGAAAGAGGAAACAAGACCGACTGAAGAACATGTGGagacaaaaaatggcaaaaaaactgGAGCACTTGTcgtacataaaatagtatctAGAGCGTTGCCCAAGACAGGAGATggagtagtctgtgtaacgcaaactccgctgtccagggctgtaatgtttggcgggctgctataagcgagatttaatcaggctaggagATGGAGATCTTTTGTTGCTGCCTTACATGCCAGGAGAGATAACAGGTAGTAAGTGGTGAAACTAAAAGCACTATCAAATAGATGTGTAAtgcaaaaatgtaataaaatgtttaaatgtttcAGGTTACCACCATCAGCAGACCATCGTCAGCCACATGGAGCCAGTCACCAGTGCAGCAGGACAAAACTTCCGAGTGGGAGACAAGGTGAAGGTTCAGCTTGATGTGGACATTCTCAAACAGTTGCAAGAAGGACATGGCGGGTGGAACCCCAAAATGGTTGAGGTAAGAATTTATACTGATGTTGAGAACTAAAAGGAAAATTGTACTGTCAGACCCTCATTTTTTGTTGATACTTAACTTATGCATAGCTTTCTGAAAATGTTATAGATTTTCCCAGCTAACTTGATTACATTTTAAATTGGATGTTAACATACTGTCACTTTTGAATTAAATTGGTGATAGGTTGGATAACCATGCCGTGTCATCACTCTCCAATGTTGTACACAGTATATAGGAAAAGCAGGAACAGTCCACCGTGTGACAGAGAGGGGGGACATCAGGGTTCAGTATGATGGCAGTTCCAACCGATGGACCTTCCACCCAGCTGCTCTTACAAAGGTTGGTTATGATAAACAAAGCACCAAACAATAGAAAGATGGATACCTTGTCCTGTTATCTGAATGTGTATAATTCTTTTTATCCTCTAAAGTTGGGATTTAAGTTTCTTATTATTGTTTGTATAGTCTCAGACAATTGTAAGTTTTAAGTCAAATATAGTATATATTTTATAGTAcaatcagggttggacaagttttctaaaattgacttgtcctatcgggcaagtgcataacaaatttacttgcccgaaacaaattttcacttgcccgaaattcaAGTGAATTTTTAATGCATTTTTACTTGAAGcgatggaattcttttatcattggctcaaTTTTTCTGtattgaccaatgcttgatgctgCAACTgtgaaaagttacatgtatatcaaagtcCCaatcattgaaaaatcttacttgctgAATCgcgcaagtggggtaggacatgcacttgccctaTGGGCTATTTTACTTgtccgggacaatagggctagtggacttgtccaactctggtacaatgctaaacattcttccatcagtattgatcctgaagaaggcgacagtggtcgttgaaaatttgatctgtgtataatattgtgttggaagaaagtttagcactgTACtaatgattactaccaacacagatgagcttccatgattgtatatatttacctacttttttTCAGGTGGACATGTTTTCAGTCGGTGATACAGTCAGGATTTCAGACAAGATGGAGGAAGTGAAGAGACTCCAGGCTGGGCATGGGGAGTGGACAGATGCAATGAGATCAGTAGGTTACCTTTGATAATCTATTCATTGTTTTTCTAATGCTTTTCTCAAGCActttttccacaccaggagaaAGCTGAAAACATAATAAGTTTATAATGTTGAGCCTGAAAGACCCTGAAATACAATTGCACATTTACAGGGAAAAGGACAGCTTACTACCATAGTTGgatcattatgatattttgcACTGGAGAATATGATATAATGAAGACAACTCTAAAAAACGTACTAAAAGATAATCAAAAAGTCAAAGAATTAAGGTTTTTAATTTTGTCCATACTAGACCCTTGGCCAGCTGGGTACTGTGCAGAAGGTGTACCATGATGGAGACCTGAGAGTGCTGGTGAATAGTCAGACATGGACACTCAACCCCGCCAACATCACCATGGTACCCCGCTCTACCATCGACACCAACAACACCATGGCACCAGACAGGGAGCGCCACCAGAGCAGTAAGTACCAGGGCAGACATTTGTACTTCATTATAGCAGTTCATAATTCTGAATCATGTACACTGAGTGTCTATAGGCCACAccatttttatttgttgcttcttgaaTTGGCCAGGTCCGGGTCAAAAACTCCCTGTGCTACCCATGCCGGCACTGTTTGTGGCCTGTCCCCACTATTTTCAAATTGTCAAGCAACCCATTGTTGTTCAGAAGGGTATGAGACCTCCTCTCGTACCCAGAACAGTAACACCTTGCATTAGAGCTAACCTGTGAATGAGACCCTTACAACTTTTGTTTTGGTTTTGGTTTTGTTCAGACACTGTCCTCTCGCTGCTAGAACAGATCAGAGCTATCCAGGTGGACAACAACACCCCGGACAAACTGGTCAGCGAAGCAGCACAGGGGCATCTTGGGAAGGTGCATGAGCTGGTCACCAAGCACCCTGACAGGGTAAGTGATATAAGGAGTTGTGTGactaaagaaaaacatgaataGCTTTAGAATATGTACAGCTTTTTGGCAGCATTTTGATACTTGAGTCACATTAATCCACATTAGTAATTTGATAGAAGCTACATaaattcaaatgaaaaattaaTGCTGAGAAGTGGTTCAAGAAATCTACTTGTACGTTGTATTTGTTATCTCCCAATTGATTTTTTCACCTAGCAAACATTTGTTTGGAACTTTGATACATATTATATTGATGTGTTCTTCTTAGAAGTCTTAAGACAATGCCATCTCTACAGGTAGATACCAAGAGTTCTGGGAAGACTGCACTTCAGGTGTCCTGCCATCAAGGCTACCTGGACATGGTCAAGGTTTTGATTCTAGCTGGAGCCAGTCTGGAAGTCAAGGTCAGTACTTCAGGGCTTGCGATACAAGTTTAGGGCGCGGTCATATAGGTCGTGTGATCCTCttacgatcgctaactttgaGCATTTTGgatgacaaaaatgtacgtctcctgcaaagttcaactgtctcggtacacaaaatgctgttttggatccatggcggtggttggttctgtgaCAGCTTGCTTGAAAGTCTTATGGCATCAAAATTGTATGATGATCCCATGACCTATGTGACTGCACCCTTAGTCACCATTGCTCCCAAGGTATGAAGTAGGGGCAGGCATCTCCAAAGAATTCACCTGTTTCTATCTGAggcaaaataagaacgtaggaTGATGAACTGAAGGACATGAGAGTCA
The window above is part of the Branchiostoma floridae strain S238N-H82 chromosome 14, Bfl_VNyyK, whole genome shotgun sequence genome. Proteins encoded here:
- the LOC118430461 gene encoding E3 ubiquitin-protein ligase MIB2-like isoform X2, producing the protein MEVGLRVIRGPDWKWANQDDGEGHIGTVVEIGRPGSTASPDKTAVVQWDSGMRTNYRVGYQGSYDLLVYDNAPIGVKHPNIICDDCKQHGIRGVRWKCTECHDFDLCTVCYMKDKHLTTHQFERYETAQSAGVRVPKRHGSVKVQSRGIFPGARVVRGPDWDWGNQDGGPGNTGKVIEIRGWDNESGNSVVQVTWSSGATNVYRLGHKGKVDVKYTQDATGGYYYKDHLPKLGYHHQQTIVSHMEPVTSAAGQNFRVGDKVKVQLDVDILKQLQEGHGGWNPKMVEYIGKAGTVHRVTERGDIRVQYDGSSNRWTFHPAALTKVDMFSVGDTVRISDKMEEVKRLQAGHGEWTDAMRSTLGQLGTVQKVYHDGDLRVLVNSQTWTLNPANITMVPRSTIDTNNTMAPDRERHQSNTVLSLLEQIRAIQVDNNTPDKLVSEAAQGHLGKVHELVTKHPDRVDTKSSGKTALQVSCHQGYLDMVKVLILAGASLEVKDDDGDTALHYSAFGNQPEIAELLLTKGANVNVTNNSGCGALHVAVNKSHVRCVRVLLNHNCNINTQDSYGDTALHDAIAKDNRDILDMLLAVPTLDLQLRNNRGFNPLHHASLKGNKYAAEKILAICPQLVDERKDDGYSALHLAALNGHKEVADVLITQGHCEVNILNNRHQTPLLLAVSQGHTSVIELLVSRSANVNMEDEEGDTCLHLALVRQSDNTNLANSPQVTSIHSSMGIVDTGGNAGAAIACFLVQEGANLNAANQRGQTPMDLVTDPRVKELIQQFASARRDMEAKSSRSHSDGTRPGPSNQSSRDPSPLDVQVDCTECIVCDDNMANVKFEPCNHTIACVECSTRMKKCIKCQQPITRKVKIDGQPVEVQPTRNILPEKVVELERKVREMEESALCMICLERKRNVAFLCGHATCEQCSRPLKHCPMCRKTITKKISLYL
- the LOC118430461 gene encoding E3 ubiquitin-protein ligase MIB2-like isoform X1, whose protein sequence is MEVGLRVIRGPDWKWANQDDGEGHIGTVVEIGRPGSTASPDKTAVVQWDSGMRTNYRVGYQGSYDLLVYDNAPIGVKHPNIICDDCKQHGIRGVRWKCTECHDFDLCTVCYMKDKHLTTHQFERYETAQSAGVRVPKRHGSVKVQSRGIFPGARVVRGPDWDWGNQDGGPGNTGKVIEIRGWDNESGNSVVQVTWSSGATNVYRLGHKGKVDVKYTQDATGGYYYKDHLPKLGYHHQQTIVSHMEPVTSAAGQNFRVGDKVKVQLDVDILKQLQEGHGGWNPKMVEYIGKAGTVHRVTERGDIRVQYDGSSNRWTFHPAALTKVDMFSVGDTVRISDKMEEVKRLQAGHGEWTDAMRSTLGQLGTVQKVYHDGDLRVLVNSQTWTLNPANITMVPRSTIDTNNTMAPDRERHQSNTVLSLLEQIRAIQVDNNTPDKLVSEAAQGHLGKVHELVTKHPDRVDTKSSGKTALQVSCHQGYLDMVKVLILAGASLEVKDDDGDTALHYSAFGNQPEIAELLLTKGANVNVTNNSGCGALHVAVNKSHVRCVRVLLNHNCNINTQDSYGDTALHDAIAKDNRDILDMLLAVPTLDLQLRNNRGFNPLHHASLKGNKYAAEKILAICPQLVDERKDDGYSALHLAALNGHKEVADVLITQGHCEVNILNNRHQTPLLLAVSQGHTSVIELLVSRSANVNMEDEEGDTCLHLALVRQSDNTNLANSPQVTSTYSLPSKKLLAYLPFQEPLSGMAQYIWDSVVKQLSNMNKQIHSSMGIVDTGGNAGAAIACFLVQEGANLNAANQRGQTPMDLVTDPRVKELIQQFASARRDMEAKSSRSHSDGTRPGPSNQSSRDPSPLDVQVDCTECIVCDDNMANVKFEPCNHTIACVECSTRMKKCIKCQQPITRKVKIDGQPVEVQPTRNILPEKVVELERKVREMEESALCMICLERKRNVAFLCGHATCEQCSRPLKHCPMCRKTITKKISLYL